In one window of Pedosphaera parvula Ellin514 DNA:
- a CDS encoding TolC family protein yields MNFKSNLIFALLALFPWQGMAAQETNHEIVPDAAHRLSIEQVVSQVLSNNPSLKAAHARWEAMQERIPQARAWQDPRVGVDATAGRFVSVPPNSFTDYKYAAEQTLPLAGINRLQTKIAETDVASALADSTRKELDLIARAKTAFYRLANAYKQLALNRKNAALLKQYAEITRNKYEVGNRPQSDVLNAETELGKLEENKFDFERQISEAETELNVLMNRPAHSPLPQPANITFASTDWSPQTLNELALKHRPELLIAAKKIEAAQAQVEIAKRGWIPEPSLRVEASQYNEASQAISEVVVGFSFNLPWFNHKKYSAAIREKQKLLESSEQELDSLRTETLGRLRDQLKRIETFHHHTELFHTKIIPLAEQTVTATRLSYETDKASFLNLIEAQRTLEDSESMYWTHLYDYLSARAELEALIGVDPSLSTGNTNAYPTDYHE; encoded by the coding sequence ATGAATTTTAAAAGTAATTTAATTTTTGCCCTGCTGGCCTTGTTTCCATGGCAAGGAATGGCCGCACAAGAAACCAACCATGAAATCGTCCCGGATGCTGCCCATCGGCTTTCAATCGAGCAGGTCGTCAGCCAGGTCCTGAGTAATAATCCGTCGCTCAAAGCGGCACATGCCCGCTGGGAAGCGATGCAGGAGCGGATTCCCCAGGCGAGAGCATGGCAGGATCCCCGGGTGGGAGTGGATGCCACCGCAGGCCGATTCGTGTCTGTTCCGCCAAATTCATTTACAGATTATAAGTATGCGGCAGAGCAGACGCTTCCTCTCGCCGGAATAAACCGGCTTCAGACGAAAATCGCAGAGACCGATGTCGCTTCAGCCCTGGCGGACTCCACGCGAAAGGAACTGGATCTCATAGCCAGGGCGAAAACTGCTTTTTACCGGCTGGCCAATGCTTACAAACAGTTGGCGCTGAATCGGAAGAATGCCGCCCTGCTGAAACAGTATGCGGAAATCACCCGTAACAAATACGAAGTCGGAAATAGACCGCAATCCGACGTTCTGAATGCAGAGACAGAGTTGGGTAAACTGGAAGAAAACAAGTTTGATTTCGAGCGGCAGATTTCCGAGGCGGAAACGGAGCTCAATGTCCTCATGAATCGGCCAGCTCACTCTCCCCTGCCCCAGCCGGCGAATATCACTTTTGCATCCACAGATTGGTCGCCACAAACTCTGAATGAGCTGGCATTGAAGCATCGACCCGAACTGCTGATCGCAGCAAAGAAGATTGAAGCGGCCCAGGCGCAGGTGGAAATCGCAAAAAGAGGCTGGATTCCTGAACCAAGCCTGCGGGTCGAAGCAAGCCAGTATAACGAGGCTTCCCAGGCAATCAGCGAAGTAGTCGTTGGCTTCAGCTTTAATCTTCCCTGGTTCAACCATAAAAAGTACTCGGCAGCCATTCGGGAAAAACAGAAACTTTTGGAAAGCTCCGAGCAAGAGTTGGACTCTCTTCGAACAGAAACGCTTGGTCGCCTGAGAGATCAATTAAAACGCATCGAAACCTTCCATCACCACACCGAGCTTTTTCATACCAAAATCATCCCACTGGCTGAACAAACCGTCACTGCCACGCGGCTGAGCTACGAAACTGACAAAGCAAGCTTTTTGAATCTCATCGAAGCACAGCGCACGCTGGAAGATTCGGAATCCATGTATTGGACTCACTTGTATGATTATCTATCGGCCCGCGCCGAATTGGAAGCCTTGATAGGAGTTGATCCATCACTTTCCACCGGCAACACGAACGCTTACCCCACGGATTACCATGAATAA